A stretch of DNA from Paenarthrobacter aurescens TC1:
GAATACTACCCCGGGTGGATCGGTGACGAACGCCCCGATGCCAACCTACCTGCTCCTTCCCGCGACCTCGTCGGCAAGCGAACGCTTTTCCGCTACAGCGCCAACCACCTCTACGAACACATCTATCTGAGCTCGCGCCGCTTCGTTTGGCACAACCTCGTCGGCGAGCAGCGCGGCCACGCAGCAGCCGAGCTCGCGACGACCTACAAACTCGATGACGGCCTCTACCTCTTCACGTGGCGCGAGGAGAAAATCCCCGTCGGCACCGTGTTCGTCTTCGACTACGAGAACGGCAGATCGACCGGCAAATTCCTGGGTATCACAGGATCGAACGAGATCCAGAACCAGGGCGCGGGCGCCTATGTGATCCCGTTTGGCTACTCGGAGTACGCCGACCATCAGGAACCCGTGTGACCTGACTCGCTCCGCATCCGCGGTTGAGCAGCGCGCTTGGGACCCTGCTCAACCGCCGGTTCCTCAACCACAT
This window harbors:
- a CDS encoding hypothetical protein (identified by Glimmer2; putative), which translates into the protein MTVQTGNLIEPTQWRNMEDFSEGIETNRLPQADGLNGTTTTITLADGSGSFDITVDAEGRATWTPHGIQWLNEGSGPADIVQFLAGAYWVDITTKGDLPQTVTTVFHPERRWALVVHTIVHGEDFATETRVMQEYYPGWIGDERPDANLPAPSRDLVGKRTLFRYSANHLYEHIYLSSRRFVWHNLVGEQRGHAAAELATTYKLDDGLYLFTWREEKIPVGTVFVFDYENGRSTGKFLGITGSNEIQNQGAGAYVIPFGYSEYADHQEPV